Proteins encoded by one window of Culicoides brevitarsis isolate CSIRO-B50_1 chromosome 2, AGI_CSIRO_Cbre_v1, whole genome shotgun sequence:
- the LOC134831986 gene encoding uncharacterized protein LOC134831986 — MKRKATLEDYGFAASKRLKTPCKISDLPNEMLREVFKHLSINDRLIARRVSSFWMELMNEYFQDDNTLRLANYWDFSPTGSLYKTFQARLSSTKAKRVFSRFSIVWCSKDKFIDFVNFIKLIGDEIRFLRISYSSTIESINDLYVNLPNLESLEVCEEALPDVSAFPCNLKSIKITSQFTQLEKLPDIQKFASLEHFSTKSLVIKQNTDALAPFLDPKLKTLLDSILGDDVHGSNMIKLDTAFNFCGEAKLIADDITEVRIENKILNVAPLTDFNNLKRLEFYMKNQPVIHFASLNEGIQFPSVEKLQISGKKFSNGMLTDIPILLRKFFNLTSLTIGWNVTVQDFRTICEHMPKLEHLRFSASRISINTLFDRNNFSLKDLKLLESLSVQTKPEILFSAQLTWPSLPYLMIVDLKGEGFRYLDESFYAQMAQNSPNIKEFEIYYNRNSVENEPSKFFPLLQSLNLKVLSLPGEGANNSINNNNVLIEYVIAHCKKLEHFKIFDDNEISLAQEIRLFRSLSKLETIASESMDTETLFRVIERWEFRNLKKYLAETIHVYKDVPGTIAYLYDNEIPHSKRIQMEKDFEAKHKGHSMKKWYIVLHDYLKMSFLDVCCILKYFTTK; from the exons ATGAAACGCAAAGCTACTCTCGAGGACTACGGCTTTGCAGCATCGAAACGCCTGAAGACACCTTGTAAAATTTCTGATTTACCGAATGAA ATGTTACGTGAAGTTTTCAAACACTTATCGATTAACGATCGTTTAATTGCTAGACGTGTTTCTTCATTTTGGATGGAGTTGATGAACGAGTACTTTCAAGACGATAATACACTTCGTCTCGCTAATTATTGGGACTTTTCTCCAACGGGATCTCTGTACAAAACATTCCAAGCCAGATTGTCATCCACAAAGGCAAAGCGagttttttcacgattttcgaTTGTATGGTGTTCAAAGGATAAATTCATCgattttgttaatttcatcaaattaattgGAGATGAGATCCGTTTTCTTCGCATTTCCTACAGCTCAACCATCGAATCCATTAATGATCTCTACGTCAACTTACCCAATCTTGAGTCTTTGGAAGTTTGTGAAGAAGCATTGCCCGATGTCTCTGCCTTTCCATGCAACCTGAAGTCGATCAAAATAACAAGCCAATTCACGCAACTCGAAAAATTACCGGACATTCAGAAATTTGCGTCTCTCGAGCATTTTAGCACCAAATCTCTTGTCATCAAACAAAATACAGATGCTCTTGCGCCATTCCTTGACCCGAAATTGAAGACATTATTGGATTCTATCCTTGGCGACGACGTTCATGGGTCAAATATGATTAAACTGGATACAGCTTTCAACTTTTGTGGAGAAGCTAAATTAATTGCAGACGACATTACCGAGGTCCGAATTGAAAATAAGATACTAAATGTTGCACCATTGACtgatttcaacaatttaaag agatTAGagttttacatgaaaaatcaacCTGTTATCCATTTCGCATCTTTAAACGAGGGCATTCAATTTCCCAGTgtcgaaaaattgcaaattagcgggaaaaagttttcaaacgGAATGCTAACGGATATTCCGATTTTactacgaaaatttttcaatttaacatCATTGACTATTGGATGGAATGTAACAGTTCAAGATTTTCGGACAATTTGCGAGCATATGCCTAAATTGGAACATTTGAGATTCTCAGCCTCTAGA ATATCGATCAATACTCTTTTTGAccgaaacaatttttcactcaaaGATCTAAAATTGCTAGAATCGCTTTCGGTTCAAACAAAAccggaaattttgttttcagcTCAGCTGACATGGCCTTCTCTTCCTTATTTGATGATCGTAGATCTAAAAGGAGAAGGATTCCGATATCTTGATGAGAGTTTCTACGCTCAAATGGCCCAAAATTCTCCAAATATAAaggaatttgaaatttattacaacaGAAATTCAGTAGAAAATGAgccctcaaaattttttccgttactccagtctttaaatttaaaagttctaAGTCTTCCTGGTGAAGGTGCAAATAATTCAATCAATAACAACAACGTCCTTATTGAATACGTAATCGCACATTGTAAGAAATTGGAG catttcaagattttcgaCGATAACGAGATTTCTTTGGCACAAGAAATTCGATTATTCAGAAGTTTATCGAAACTAGAAACAATAGCGTCTGAGTCTATGGATACCGAAACGTTGTTTAGAGTAATAGAACGCTGggaatttagaaatttaaagaaatatttggcTGAAACAATTCACGTGTACAAAGATGTGCCCGGAACGATTGCATACCTGTACGACAACGAGATCCCTCATTCGAAGCGCATTCAAATGGAAAAGGATTTTGAAGCCAAACATAAAGGACATTCCATGAAAAAGTGGTACATTGTCTTACATGATTATTTAAAGATGAGCTTTTTGGATGtttgttgtattttaaaatattttacgacaaaataa
- the LOC134831580 gene encoding uncharacterized protein LOC134831580: MINIAPLTEFINLKELELHLNYEHAFADFVSFHGCIKFTNVTALEIYGPYGSTVTLTHADKFFRKFPNLESLFVDEWVLTNEDFLAICQFMPKLKYLFIESSEISVETLFDLHNFSLKDLKSLESLSIKTKFENLYFFQPSWPSLPNLKSVNLQGEGFRCLTQCFFTQIVERSPRIENLEIFYAYDSEEYNHSKFLPILSRLNLKDLILPGEGGSATSTQNTKLVDSVIKHCKNLTFFGIHDVNGFSLAQEIQLFKNLPKLKIINSDSMDDNRYYCRYMERKDFVDLKEYLAKYLYKYKDMTGTIAYLYNHQIPLPERIQIEKDFDTKYDEDDLKIWYTVLRGYLNMNDLDFCRTLKFHVH, encoded by the exons ATGATAAATATTGCGCCATTGACTgaatttattaacttaaag GAATTGGAACTGCATTTGAATTACGAGCATGCCTTCGCAGATTTTGTATCTTTTCACGGGTGCATTAAGTTCACGAATGTTACTGCTTTGGAAATTTATGGACCTTATGGTTCTACTGTGACCCTAACACATGCCGataaatttttccgaaaatttccGAATTTGGAGTCGTTATTTGTAGATGAATGGGTTCTAacaaatgaagattttttggcgatttgtcaatttatgccgaaattaaaatatttatttattgaaagctCTGAG atatcCGTCGAAACTCTTTTTGATCTCCATAATTTTTCGCTAAAAGACCTAAAATCACTTGAGTCACTTTCGatcaaaactaaatttgaaaatctgtACTTTTTTCAACCTTCATGGCCATctttacctaatttaaaaagcGTTAACCTGCAAGGAGAAGGATTTCGCTGCCTTACACAatgttttttcacacaaatagTAGAAAGATCTCCACGAATAGAAaacttggaaattttttatgcgtACGACTCGGAGGAGTATAATCACTCAAAGTTTTTGCCGATACTTTCTCGTTTAAACTTAAAGGATCTAATTCTTCCTGGGGAAGGTGGAAGTGCTACATCGACTCAAAACACGAAATTGGTTGATTCTGTAATCAAGCATTGCAAAAATCTGACG tttttcggaATTCACGATGTTAACGGGTTTTCTCTGGCACAAGAGATTCAATTGTTCAAGAATTTaccaaaacttaaaataattaattctgatTCAATGGATGATAATCGTTACTATTGTAGATATATGGAACGCAAAGACTTTGTAGATTTGAAGGAATATTTGGCTAAATATCTTTATAAATACAAAGACATGACTGGAACGATTGCTTACTTGTACAACCATCAGATTCCTCTTCCAGAGCGCATTCAAATTGAGAAGGATTTTGATACCAAATACGACGAAGATGACTTGAAAATATGGTATACTGTTTTACGTGGTTACCTTAATATGAACGATTTGGATTTTTGTCGtactttgaaatttcatgtgcactaa
- the LOC134829979 gene encoding uncharacterized protein LOC134829979 codes for MKRKMILEDYGFTSNKRPKIECKISDLPNEMLREIFKNLPTKDRLIARRVCNFWMELLNKYFQDDNTLKITGFMDLSETGFPYKIFKARLFSTKAKRAFSRLLISWWPEQKYLDLINFVKLIGDEISFLKISGFAFTQKIKELYDNLPNLESLEIYDEESLGDLTFSPKLKSIKIDYKFTQLEKLPDIQKLASLEHFSTKSLVIKQNSDALASFLEPKFKKMLDIIIGDAVLESDTITLDTDFNFCGEAKFTADDVTTAQIGKNILNIAPLAKFNNLKKLELSTDYQHAVTHFTTFHRRVQFSSVVDLEFSGSGDILTNSSELLKKFPNIETLSIDSWIITDSDFLTICQNMPKLKKLFFDASTITIETLFNLNNISVKDLKLLESLSVQTKAENMSSSQLTWPTLPHLKKVSLSGDGFRYLEKNFFTQMVKKSPKIEIFEIFYATDSVENDHSKFLPIFSHLKLTKLKVPGEGGNVGLAHNTNLIDLVIKHCKNLTDIEIHDINGFSLAQELRLFRSLPKLEVITSESMATNSTCRVMSRLDSKKLKRYLTECIYDYKDLAGTISYLYNHEIPHSERIQMEKNFDSTYFDRHMKTLYIVLHDYLKLNYFNVCRILKSYVAVD; via the exons ATGAAACGTAAAATGATTCTTGAGGATTATGGTTTCACATCAAACAAACGTCCGAAGATTGAATGCAAAATATCCGATTTGCCGAATGaa atGTTGCGAgagatttttaagaatttgccGACAAAAGATCGTTTAATTGCCAGACGTGTTTGCAATTTTTGGATGGAACTGCTAAACAAATATTTCCAAGACGACAATACTCTTAAAATAACTGGCTTTATGGATTTATCTGAAACGGGATTTCCGTACAAAATATTCAAGGCGAGATTATTTTCCACTAAAGCAAAGCGAGCTTTTTCGCGATTGCTGATCTCATGGTGGCCAGAACAAAAATACTTAGATTTGATCAACTTCGTCAAGTTAATTGGAGACGAAATtagttttctcaaaatttccgGTTTtgcttttacgcaaaaaatcAAGGAACTTTACGACAATCTGCCTAATCTGGAATCATTGGAGATTTACGATGAAGAATCACTTGGTGATTTAACGTTTTCGCCCAAACTGAAGTCTATTAAGATAGATTATAAGTTCACGCAACTCGAAAAATTACCGGACATTCAGAAGTTGGCATCTCTCGAGCATTTCAGCACAAAATCTCTTGTCATCAAACAAAATTCGGATGCTCTTGCGTCATTTCTTGagccaaaatttaagaaaatgttgGATATTATTATAGGCGACGCCGTTCTTGAATCAGATACGATTACACTGGATACAGATTTCAACTTTTGCGGAGAAGCTAAATTTACTGCAGACGATGTGACGACAGCTCAAATTGGCAAAAACATACTTAATATTGCGCCTTTAGCTAAATTCAACAACTtaaag aaattggaACTTTCTACAGATTATCAGCATGCGGTAACGCATTTCACAACTTTTCATAGGCGCGTTCAGTTTTCAAGTGTTGTTGATTTGGAATTTAGTGGATCTGGCGATATACTAACGAATTCTAGTGAGcttctcaaaaaattccccAATATAGAGACGTTGAGTATCGATTCATGGATTATTACAGATAGCGATTTTCTCACAATTTGTCAGAATATGccgaaattgaaaaagttgttttttgatGCGTCTACA atAACTATCGAAACGCTGTTTAATCTGAACAATATTTCAGTCAAAGACCTTAAGTTGCTTGAATCACTGTCGGTTCAAACAAAAGCGGAAAATATGTCTTCATCTCAATTAACATGGCCCACTCTCCCTCATTTGAAGAAAGTGAGTTTGTCAGGAGACGGATTTCGTTaccttgaaaaaaactttttcactcaaatggttaaaaaatcacctaaaatagaaatttttgaaattttctatgCAACCGATTCAGTAGAAAAtgatcattcaaaatttttacccatatTTTCCCATTTGAAACTAACAAAGCTCAAAGTTCCAGGCGAGGGAGGAAACGTCGGACTGGCTCACAACACTAATTTAATTGATCTTGTAATCAAGCATTGCAAAAATCTGACG gataTCGAAATCCATGATATTAACGGATTTTCTCTTGCACAAGAGCTCCGCTTATTCAGAAGTTTACCAAAACTTGAAGTAATTACATCTGAATCGATGGCAACCAATTCGACATGCAGAGTAATGTCACGCCTTGACAGTAAGAAACTCAAGAGATATTTGACTGAATGTATTTATGATTACAAGGATTTGGCTGGCACTATTTCGTATTTGTACAATCATGAAATTCCCCATTCGGAGCGAATTCAAATGGAGAAGAATTTCGATTCAACGTATTTTGACAGACACATGAAAACTTTGTACATTGTCTTACATGATTATTTGAAGTTGAACTACTTTAATGTCTGTCGTATTTTGAAATCATACGTTGCTGttgattaa
- the LOC134829978 gene encoding uncharacterized protein LOC134829978 — MKRKIVFEDCIFTSNKRPKVDCKISDLPNEMLREIFKNLPTKDRLTARRVSNFWMELLNKYFQDDNTLKLSGHAEFSPTGSLYQTFKARLSSTKTKRVFSRLLISWLPDEEEFDDFINFIKLIGDEVRFLNIFIYTSISSSNDLYANLPNLESLEVCDEQYLGDFTFPPKLKSIKIEDKFSKLEKLPDIQKLPSLEHFSAKSIVLKRNTDALASFLDPKLKTLLDAIIGSDDLEKESVKVWSEFNFCGEAKLIADDITEIEIDKKMLDIAPLAEFNNLKRLELYSKFPHSIMHFTTFHKSTKFPSVIDLEIYGPDKKLTNFDELLSKFPNVESLNVDEWKLTDLDFRVICQYMPKLKNLTFETSTISIKTLFDCNNFSVKDLKSLESLSVQTIFENRYVLQPSWPSLPDLKVVQLKGEGFRYLEKDFYTQMAVRSPNIEDLEIYYYYGTTEINHTKFLPVLSGLTLKKLTLPGEGGTAKLAHNNSLVDDVIKYCKDLTYFALHDVNGFSLAQEIRLFKSLSKLETVFSNSMNTEAMMREMNRSEFKNLKNYLAESIDEYKDLPGTIAYLYNNVIPLLERIRMENNFKAEFWEDHLKTWYIVLHDYLKMSFINVVRILKLSHDN, encoded by the exons ATGAAgcgtaaaattgtttttgaggaTTGTATTTTCACCTCCAATAAACGTCCAAAGGTTGACTGCAAAATATCTGATTTGCCGAACGaa ATGTTGCGAgagattttcaagaatttaccAACAAAAGATCGTTTAACTGCCAGACGTGTTTCCAATTTTTGGATGGAACTgctgaacaaatattttcaagacgACAATACTCTCAAACTGTCTGGTCACGCGGAATTTTCTCCAACGGGATCTCTTTATCAAACATTTAAGGCCAGGTTGTCATCCACCAAAACAAAGCGAGTTTTTTCGCGATTGTTGATCTCCTGGTTGCCAGATGAGGAGGAATTCGATGATTTTATCAACTTTATTAAGTTGATTGGAGATGAAGTCCGctttctcaatattttcatttataccTCCATAAGCTCTAGTAATGATCTCTACGCCAACTTACCCAATCTTGAGTCTTTGGAAGTCTGCGATGAACAGTATCTCGGTGATTTTACTTTTCCACCCAAACTTAAATCGATAAAGATAGAAGACAAATTctcaaaactcgaaaaattaccGGACATTCAGAAACTGCCGTCACTCGAGCATTTTAGCGCCAAATCTATTGTACTCAAACGAAATACTGATGCTCTTGCGTCGTTTCTTGACCCAAAATTAAAGACACTTTTGGATGCTATCATAGGATCCGATGATCTAGAGAAAGAATCTGTTAAAGTTTGGtcagaattcaatttttgcggAGAAGCAAAATTAATTGCAGATGATATTACCGAAATCGAAATTGACAAAAAGATGCTGGATATTGCACCTTTGGCTgagtttaacaatttaaag cGATTGGAATTGTACTCAAAGTTTCCACATTCCATTATGCATTTCACAACTTTTCACAAATCCACGAAATTTCCCAGTGTTATTGATTTGGAAATTTATGGACCGGACAAAAAACTTACGAATTTTGATGAGCTCTTATCAAAATTCCCCAACGTAGAGTCCTTGAATGTTGATGAGTGGAAACTGACAGATTTGGATTTTCGCGTGATTTGCCAATACATGCCGAAGTTGAAAAACTTGACTTTTGAAACGTCTACA ATATCCATAAAAACTCTTTTtgattgcaataatttttctgtcaaGGATCTTAAATCACTTGAGTCGCTTTCGGTCCAAACTATATTCGAAAATCGGTACGTTCTTCAACCTTCATGGCCATCGTTGCCTGATTTAAAAGTCGTTCAGTTAAAAGGAGAAGGATTTCGTTACCTCGAAAAGGACTTTTACACGCAAATGGCAGTAAGATCGCCGAATATAGAGGATTTAGAAATTTACTATTACTATGGCACAACAGAAATTAATCATACAAAGTTTTTACCGGTACTATCTGGATTGACATTGAAGAAACTAACTCTTCCTGGCGAAGGTGGAACTGCTAAACTGGCTCACAACAATAGTTTGGTCGATGATGTAATCAAATATTGCAAAGATCTGACG tattttgcaCTTCACGATGTCAATGGATTTTCTCTGGCACAAGAAATTCGATTATTCAAAAGTTTGTCAAAACTAGAAACagttttttctaattcaatGAACACCGAAGCAATGATGAGAGAAATGAACCGcagtgaatttaaaaatttaaaaaattatttagctgAAAGTATTGATGAGTACAAAGATTTGCCCGGAACGATTGCTTACCTGTACAACAACGTGATCCCTCTTTTGGAGCGAATTCGAAtggagaataattttaaagccgAATTCTGGGAAGATCATTTGAAAACTTGGTACATTGTCTTACATGATTACTTGAAAATGAGTTTTATTAATGTCGttcgtattttaaaattatcacacgataattaa